Proteins encoded in a region of the Solanum dulcamara chromosome 9, daSolDulc1.2, whole genome shotgun sequence genome:
- the LOC129904220 gene encoding NAC domain-containing protein 78-like, with amino-acid sequence MENLKEGFRFRPTDAEAITFLLRFIAGKAMNDSGFITTNVNTYSKQLEPWDIYSHGVPCDNDDGDNDCSQYRFFITKLKKKSEFKYSRIVGNKGSWKQQDKSKPVRNNGGIVIGYKKSMSYVNKGYNQDNGHWLMKEYDLSTKILDKFDNDCRDYVLCAIKKRTPTKDDTMTLMTTVSEECRNLEHQTSAAVESTSYDEALVVDARELQSELQNNMHKEADMVVEPLSSPYTGTNIVIEPLSTPYTFEGTNIVAEPLPAPCTFEGTNIVVEPLRAPYTFEGTNIIVEPLPAPYTFESTSMLDFDYDYSPADFGFLQSIIASF; translated from the coding sequence AtggagaatttgaaagaaggtttCCGGTTCCGTCCGACTGATGCAGAAGCTATTACTTTCTTGTTGAGATTTATTGCTGGGAAAGCGATGAATGATTCTGGATTCATTACCACTAATGTTAATACTTACAGCAAACAATTAGAGCCATGGGATATTTACAGTCACGGAGTACCCTGCGATAATGATGACGGGGACAACGACTGCAGCCAGTATCGCTTTTTCATCACAAAGCTCAAGAAGAAAAGCGAGTTCAAATATAGTCGCATTGTGGGAAACAAGGGCAGTTGGAAACAGCAAGACAAGAGCAAACCTGTTCGAAACAACGGAGGAATAGTGATTGGATACAAGAAGAGCATGTCTTACGTGAATAAAGGCTATAATCAAGACAATGGACATTGGTTGATGAAGGAGTACGACCTCTCTACGAAAATTCTTGACAAATTTGACAATGATTGCAGAGATTATGTGTTGTGTGCTATTAAGAAGAGAACTCCCACCAAAGATGACACAATGACGTTGATGACTACTGTTTCTGAAGAATGCAGGAATTTGGAGCACCAAACCTCGGCGGCTGTTGAATCGACTAGTTATGATGAGGCATTAGTAGTGGATGCAAGGGAGCTCCAATCAGAGTTGCAGAACAATATGCACAAGGAGGCAGACATGGTCGTTGAGCCATTATCATCCCCTTATACTGGCACAAACATCGTCATTGAGCCATTATCAACCCCTTATACTTTTGAAGGCACAAACATCGTCGCTGAGCCATTACCAGCCCCTTGTACTTTTGAAGGCACAAACATCGTCGTTGAGCCATTACGAGCCCCTTATACTTTTGAAGGCACAAACATCATCGTTGAGCCATTACCAGCCCCTTATACTTTTGAATCCACGTCCATGCTAGATTTTGATTATGACTATTCACCTGCTGACTTTGGTTTTCTACAAAGCATTATAGCTTCATTCTGA
- the LOC129903118 gene encoding dynamin-related protein 4C-like, translated as MAYQNVNGCISDSIEIFDPKPLAAVACAVHPPIVASFNDRIRPLLDCIDKLRHLNIMQEGIQLPTIVVVGDQSSGKSSVLESLAGISLPRGQGICTRVPLVMRLQNDPNITAPNLHLEYNNKSLPVDEIGIADAIVLATDEIAGHGKGISNNPLTLVVKKNGVPDLTMVDLPGITRVAVQGQPEDIYEQIRDIIMKYIVPEESIILNVLSATVDFPTCESIRMSQKVDKTGERTLAVVTKADKAPEGLLEKVTADEVNIGLGYVCVRNRIGNESYEDARSDEGRLFSTHPLLSKIDKSMVSIPVLAQKLVRIQASIISKCLPEIVRKINDRLAANLAELNRLPQHLTSVPEALTAFMRILNSSKDSLKKILLSGEFDEYPDEKEMHSSARLVEMLDQYSNEIHSKNFGEMEGFLMEEIMVLQETKGIGLPNFLPRAVFLNVLQRKVKEIAASPEDFVGKLWNYLERVVIKVLMYHCENYPQLQSSTRRAAQNLIAKKKNESVDWVRGIIGMEKLTDYTCNPDYLATYSKFMAQQDMFMEIMNDRWKCSMINLEGVGEIEVGHLREHLDVVQQAFDLKMRTMAYWKIVLMRLVDSMALHIMFSIRNMINKDMEDEIIQDLMAPHGGGIERMLDESPLVAEKRNRLKNSVRLLKESKEVVANIMDRISLHDDHESA; from the coding sequence ATGGCCTACCAAAACGTCAATGGTTGCATTTCTGATTCAATTGAAATTTTTGATCCAAAACCTCTTGCAGCAGTAGCTTGTGCTGTTCATCCTCCTATTGTTGCATCTTTCAATGATAGAATTCGTCCACTTCTTGATTGTATAGACAAACTCCGACACCTTAACATCATGCAAGAAGGTATCCAGCTTCCAACCATCGTAGTAGTCGGGGATCAATCTTCTGGAAAGTCCAGTGTTCTCGAATCCCTTGCTGGGATCAGTCTTCCTAGAGGACAAGGCATTTGCACCAGGGTACCCCTTGTCATGAGGCTGCAGAATGATCCAAACATCACTGCACCAAATCTTCATTTGGAATACAATAATAAGTCACTCCCTGTTGATGAAATTGGCATTGCAGATGCTATCGTTCTTGCTACTGATGAGATTGCTGGCCATGGTAAGGGCATATCTAACAACCCTTTAACATTAGTAGTTAAAAAAAATGGTGTCCCTGATTTGACCATGGTGGATTTACCTGGCATCACTAGAGTTGCTGTACAAGGACAACCTGAAGACATTTATGAGCAAATTCGTGATattattatgaaatatatagTTCCTGAAGAAAGCATAATCTTGAATGTTTTATCAGCTACTGTTGATTTCCCTACTTGTGAGTCTATTAGGATGTCTCAGAAAGTGGACAAAACAGGGGAAAGGACTCTGGCTGTTGTCACAAAAGCTGATAAAGCCCCTGAAGGGCTGCTTGAAAAGGTTACTGCTGATGAAGTGAATATAGGGCTTGGCTATGTTTGTGTGAGAAATAGAATTGGGAATGAGTCCTATGAAGATGCAAGGAGTGATGAGGGAAGGCTTTTTTCAACTCATCCACTTCTATCCAAGATTGATAAATCGATGGTTAGCATTCCTGTTCTAGCACAAAAGCTGGTGCGTATTCAAGCAAGCATTATTTCAAAATGCTTGCCTGAAATTGTGAGGAAGATCAATGACAGACTTGCTGCAAATCTTGCTGAACTCAACAGGCTCCCTCAACATCTAACTTCTGTGCCTGAAGCTCTGACGGCATTTATGCGCATTCTGAATTCATCAAAGGATTCATTAAAGAAAATTCTTCTAAGTGGGGAGTTTGATGAGTACCCTGATGAAAAAGAAATGCACTCTTCAGCTAGACTGGTTGAAATGCTTGATCAATACTCTAATGAGATACATTCCAAGAATTTTGGGGAAATGGAGGGATTCTTGATGGAAGAGATCATGGTTTTACAGGAAACGAAAGGGATTGGATTGCCAAACTTCCTTCCTCGAGCTGTTTTCCTTAATGTTTTGCAGAGAAAAGTGAAGGAAATTGCTGCCTCTCCAGAGGATTTTGTGGGGAAACTTTGGAATTACTTAGAGCGAGTTGTTATCaaagttttgatgtatcattgTGAGAACTATCCACAGCTTCAGTCATCTACAAGAAGGGCAGCCCAAAACTTGATTGCCAAGAAGAAGAATGAATCAGTTGATTGGGTAAGGGGAATCATCGGGATGGAAAAGCTGACTGATTACACTTGTAATCCTGATTATTTAGCTACGTATAGTAAGTTCATGGCTCAACAGGACATGTTCATGGAGATTATGAATGATCGTTGGAAGTGTTCCATGATAAACCTTGAAGGAGTAGGAGAAATCGAGGTTGGTCATTTGAGAGAGCATCTAGATGTGGTGCAACAGGCTTTCGATTTGAAGATGAGAACGATGGCCTATTGGAAAATTGTGCTAATGAGGCTGGTGGATTCTATGGCCTTGCACATAATGTTCAGCATTCGAAACATGATTAATAAGGACATGGAAGACGAGATCATTCAAGATCTGATGGCACCTCATGGTGGTGGTATTGAAAGAATGCTTGATGAATCGCCATTGGTTGCTGAGAAACGCAATAGGCTCAAAAATAGTGTCAGGTTGCTCAAGGAGTCCAAAGAGGTGGTGGCCAATATCATGGACAGGATTTCACTTCATGACGATCATGAAAGTGCCTAG